In Caldicellulosiruptoraceae bacterium PP1, the genomic window AACAAACGATATGGCAGGTGAGGTTGGGCATATCAGGATAGCTGAAAGTGGCCCTGAAGGCTATGGTAAAAAAGGTTCATTTGAGGGATTTTGCAGTGGTGGCGGGATTGCTAAATTAGCTAAGATTATAATAGATGATTATATGAACAAAGGTATTGAAATAGACCTTGTAAAAAAGATTGATATTAATAATATAACAACAAAAGACTTAGCCATAGCAGCACAGAACGGTGATGAGGTTGCTAAAGAGATATTTAAAATAAGTGGTTATAAGTTAGGACTTGGTTTATCAATGTTAATAGATATTCTAAATCCTGAACTTATAGTTATCGGCTCTGTTTTTGCAAGAAGTAAAGAATTACTTTGGCCATATGCTGAAAAGATTATAAAAAAAGAAGCACTTGGTATTTCATATAATGTTTGCCGTATTGAACCAACAAAGTTAGGTGAACATATAGGTGATTATGCCGCAATATCAGTAGCTGTAAACGGACTTAATGAAATAGAAATGGAGTGATTTTTTTTGAATCAAGTGATAATAGAGGATACTATAAAAAGATATCCAAAGCTTTATCAATGTTCAGAACAAATTAAAATGGCATGTCAAACTATTATAAATTGCTATGAAAATAATGGAAAGGTTCTTGTTTGTGGCAATGGCGGCAGTGCATCAGATAGTGAGCATATTGTTGGTGAACTTATGAAAGGATTTTTAATGAAAAGACCATTAAACCAAGAACATAAAGCCAAGTTAGTACAATATATTGACCAAAATGATCAATATTTAATAGAAAAACTTCAGTATGGACTCCCTGCTATCTCCTTGGTAAACCATAATAGCTTAGTTACTGCAGTTTCTAATGATAACCATGGTGACCTTATATTTGCACAACAGGTATTGGGATTTGCAAAAGAAAATGATATATTAATTGGTCTTTCAACCTCCGGAAATTCAAAAAACGTTGTTTTAGCATTTTCTGTTGCTAAGGCTTTAAACTTAAAAACAATTGCACTTACTGGCCTTAATGGTGGAAAACTAAAAGATTTAAGCGATATTTTAATAGCTGTTCCTGAAACAGAAACATATAAAGTTCAAGAACTGCATCTACCTGTATATCATGCAATATGTGCTGTTGTTGAACAGTATTTCTTCGGATAATAAAAAACCCACAGTGAACCTTTTCTCTGTGGGTTTTTATTTATTTTTATTAAAATGAATAAAACTTTATAAGAGGAACATCAGTATTTGAAGTATCTTCTTTTAAAAATCCACCTGCATCTTTTTTAGTGCAATAAACTGTTATTTCTTTTTCTTCGTTTGGCAGAAGTATCTCAAAATTATCATCACAGTAGTACCAAAAAGCATTGCTTTCTTCTTGGCAATTAACATGCAGTGCAATGTTTTCACTAATGTTTTTAACCTTGAATATAGCCTTTTTCATATCTATAAAATTGAATCCTTCAACATTTTCCCACTCTGTAAGCTGTTCAGAGCTTACATATTGTTTCCTTAATTGCAAAAATCCTTTATATATTTCCTTTTCTAATGTTGAGAAATAGTAGCTGTTTCTGAATACCTCTTTATCATCTTGATAAACTCTTATAAGAACAATAAAACTATCTGTAAAGTCTTCTGTTACTTCAATAGAATATTCATCTACCTTTTTTGACTTGTATAAAATAGTATCAGTTATATAATGCCTTTCATAGATAATTTTGTTGTTCTTATTAATAATCTCAAATAATACCTTTAAATTTTTATATTCTTTATCACTATCAATATATAAAGCAGCATTAAACTGTTGTCCTATTTTATAATCTAATCTTCTATAATCAAGTGATGCATGAACAGTGTTATATGCTTTTTTCACCCAATAGTATGCCATTTTAGGATCGCCATAGTATTCAACAAGAGAAGTACATGATAAATTAGGCCAAGGTTCATTAAACTGCCATATGATAGAGCCACTATTTCTAAACTGTCTTCTCCTATTAGCTTCAACAATAAATCTTAGGCCTTCTGCTTGTATCCACTGGCTATATTCAGAAAAATCCTCAATATTTTTTATTTCACCAAAAAAGTAAAGGTCTCTATCTAAAGTCCCCCACCATTCACCATGATGTCTAAATACAATACATTCACGCATCCTTGCAACTTTATGGTATTTTTTGCTTAAGAATTTATTTATCGTTTTCATTGAACTCATACCGTCATTTCCAAATTCGCTATGGAATAGTGAATCTGACTCCCCATAAAGCTCATAATGAAATGGATTGCCCTGAAACTCCCATCTTCCATGCACATCATGTGATACACCTTTTTGTGTTGTTACAAACTCAACAGGACCTGATGCTGACGTTGGTAAGAATAGTCTTTGTGGATCATATTTCTCTACCAAGGCTCTCAATAATGATATATTGTAGTCTGTATAATCAACAGGCTTATTCTCCTCAAATGTAAGTTCATTTCCTCCACTCCATACAGTTAATGAAACATGATTTCTCCTTCCTATAATAGCAGCTTTTGAGTTTTTCTCAAGTAGTTCTAAAAAACTTGGTATCTTTGAAGGAATATTATCAAGCCCAGAACTTGATTGTATAAATTCTTGCCAAATTAATATCCCATATTTATCACACAGGTCATAGAAAATCTCTCTCTCTATAATACCTCCACCCCAGAGTCTTACCATATTTACTCCAAGATTTTTCATGCAAAGAATCATCCACTCGTAATGAGCCTTAGAAACATTACCATATGTATGATCAAGTGGAGTAAGGTTAACACCTTTTATATAAATCTTTTTACCATTTATCACAAATGTATATGGAAGTGAATCAGCAGGGCTATTTTCATTATGCATATACTCTAATTTTCTTATACCTATTGAATAATCCTTTTTATCGTATAGCTTTCTTTCATCCTTTAATTCTAAAATTAACTTATAAAGTGGTTGTTCACCATAACCATTGGGAAACCAAAGGTATGGATTTTCAAGTTCTAAAGTTTTAGAAATGATATTTGAATATCCTTCTACACGCTCGAAGAGTAATCTATTGTCTGGTGACAGTAATTTATATACAATTTTCAAATTCTCTGTATTAATTTCTTGAGTATTTCTGATAATTGTCCCTTTTATATTAATAATACCTTTTTTATCAATTACATCAGTTGTTATATAACTATCAGCTATTGAGACCTCTTGGTGAATCTTTAAAACAACATCGTCCCATATACCTATGTTCACAAGCCTTGTTCCAAAATCCCACTTATAATTAAATCTACTTTTTTGTGTCGTTGTCTTTGATGTCCAACCAATCTGTCCCATCTCATCAGGTGGAGACATAAATAAAATTTTTAAATCGAAACTATCATTGTTTTTTATAATATCTGTTATATCAAATATAGCAGGTTCATACATCCCTTCATGTTCACCAAGAATGTGGTTATTTAATATAAACATTGCTTTGTAATCTATACCTTTAAAAATAAGTTCGTATTTTGTTCCATGTTCCATAGGTTTCTCAAAATGTGTTCTATACATCCACCATCTATTTTCAACCCATTCACATTTAAGGCTATTAAGGTCAATATATGGGTTTTCTATAAGCCCTGCTTTATATAAGTCGTATTGGATACTCCCTGGTACCTCAGCTTCTATCCAATCGGTAATACCAACAAGGTCTTTACCTGTTTCTACACTCTTACCTAACATCGGAACCCAAGGCCAATAT contains:
- a CDS encoding SIS domain-containing protein yields the protein MNQVIIEDTIKRYPKLYQCSEQIKMACQTIINCYENNGKVLVCGNGGSASDSEHIVGELMKGFLMKRPLNQEHKAKLVQYIDQNDQYLIEKLQYGLPAISLVNHNSLVTAVSNDNHGDLIFAQQVLGFAKENDILIGLSTSGNSKNVVLAFSVAKALNLKTIALTGLNGGKLKDLSDILIAVPETETYKVQELHLPVYHAICAVVEQYFFG
- a CDS encoding ROK family protein — translated: MLDNLYIGIDIGGTKCACILADETPMIIDKISFPTQVDKGPEYAINKIIESIEEIIKTQNVDKTLIKSIGISCGGPLDSKKGLILSPPNLPGWNEIPIVDIIKNRFNIPTFLQNDANAGALAEWKFGAGIGTKNMIFLTFGTGMGAGLILNGKLYSGTNDMAGEVGHIRIAESGPEGYGKKGSFEGFCSGGGIAKLAKIIIDDYMNKGIEIDLVKKIDINNITTKDLAIAAQNGDEVAKEIFKISGYKLGLGLSMLIDILNPELIVIGSVFARSKELLWPYAEKIIKKEALGISYNVCRIEPTKLGEHIGDYAAISVAVNGLNEIEME
- a CDS encoding glycoside hydrolase family 2 protein, which codes for MEILLNHLNWELKGYWPWVPMLGKSVETGKDLVGITDWIEAEVPGSIQYDLYKAGLIENPYIDLNSLKCEWVENRWWMYRTHFEKPMEHGTKYELIFKGIDYKAMFILNNHILGEHEGMYEPAIFDITDIIKNNDSFDLKILFMSPPDEMGQIGWTSKTTTQKSRFNYKWDFGTRLVNIGIWDDVVLKIHQEVSIADSYITTDVIDKKGIINIKGTIIRNTQEINTENLKIVYKLLSPDNRLLFERVEGYSNIISKTLELENPYLWFPNGYGEQPLYKLILELKDERKLYDKKDYSIGIRKLEYMHNENSPADSLPYTFVINGKKIYIKGVNLTPLDHTYGNVSKAHYEWMILCMKNLGVNMVRLWGGGIIEREIFYDLCDKYGILIWQEFIQSSSGLDNIPSKIPSFLELLEKNSKAAIIGRRNHVSLTVWSGGNELTFEENKPVDYTDYNISLLRALVEKYDPQRLFLPTSASGPVEFVTTQKGVSHDVHGRWEFQGNPFHYELYGESDSLFHSEFGNDGMSSMKTINKFLSKKYHKVARMRECIVFRHHGEWWGTLDRDLYFFGEIKNIEDFSEYSQWIQAEGLRFIVEANRRRQFRNSGSIIWQFNEPWPNLSCTSLVEYYGDPKMAYYWVKKAYNTVHASLDYRRLDYKIGQQFNAALYIDSDKEYKNLKVLFEIINKNNKIIYERHYITDTILYKSKKVDEYSIEVTEDFTDSFIVLIRVYQDDKEVFRNSYYFSTLEKEIYKGFLQLRKQYVSSEQLTEWENVEGFNFIDMKKAIFKVKNISENIALHVNCQEESNAFWYYCDDNFEILLPNEEKEITVYCTKKDAGGFLKEDTSNTDVPLIKFYSF